tttggatagccaccaacactgcctccctggcagagggagttgctggtaaggcagattttaggaaacggcggggggggggggggggacgcctcgaattccagcctgtaccactgagatactacttgaaggatccagggatccacctgtgagagagcccactgtgcgctgaaatttctgagacgggcccccaccgtacccgggtccgcctgtgaagccccagcgtcatgctgtggacttaccggacgcgggggaggacttctgctcttgggaactggctgtatgccgcagttttttccctctacctttgcctctcggcagaaaggatgcgcctctagccctcttgtttttatggggccgaaaggactgtacttgataatacggtgctttcttttgctgtggggtagcctgtggcaaaaatgtcgatttcccagccgtagctgtggaaacgagatctgaaagaccatccccaaacagttccacccccttataaggcaaaacttccatgtgcctttttgaatcggcatcacctgaccactgccaagtccataacccccttctggcggcaatggacattgcgcttattttttatgccagccggcaaatatccctctgtgcatcacgcatgtataagacagcgtcttttatatgctctattgtcagcaaaatattgtccctatccagagtatcaatattatccgacagggaatctgaccacgcagcagcagcactgcacatccatgccgatgcaatcgctggtcgcaatataatgcccgtgtgtgtatatatagcttttagggtagcctcctgcttcctcagcaggttcctttagggcggccgtatccggagacggtagtgccaccttttttgataaacgtgtaagcgctttatctaccctagggggtgtttcccaacgtgacctatcctctggcgggaaagggtacgctgccaataaccgtttagaaattatcaatttcttatcgggggaagtccacgcttcctcacacacctcatttaattcctcagatgcaggaaaaactactggtagttttttctcaccaaacataatacccttttttgtggtacctggggtactatcagaaatgtgtaatacatttttcattgcctcaatcatgtaacgggtggccctattggaaggtacactagtctcatagtcgtcgacactggagtctgtatccgtgtcaacatctgtgtctgccatctgaggtagcgggcgttttaaagcccctgatgacatttgagacgcttggacaggcacaagctgagtagccgcctgtcctatgtcgtcaaaccttttatgtaaggagctgacactgtcacgtaattccttccataagtccatccacacaggtgtcgaccccgcagggggtgacatcacattcacaggcatttgctctgcctccacatcattatcctcatcatacatgtcgacacagcagtaccgacacacagcacacacacagggaatgctctgacaggaccccacaaagccctttggggagacagagggagagtatgccagcacacaccagagcgctatataacacagggatatcactatacagagtgttttcccctatagctgcttgtattatatatactgcgcctacatttattgccccccctctcttttttaccctttctgtagtgcaggactgcaggggagagccagggagcgatccttccagcggagctgtgagggaaaatggcgccagtgtgctgaggaagatggctccgcccctttttcggcgggctttctcccgctgtttgtgtaaatctggcaggggtaatttacacctatataacctctagggctatatatggtgtcagttttgccagccaaggtgttaatattgctgctcagggcgccccccccccagcgccctgcacccatcagtgaccggagtgtgtggtgtgcatgaggagcaatggcgcacagctgcagtgctgtgcgctaccttggagaagacagaagtcttcagccgccgattttccggacacttcttgcttctggctctgtaagggggacggcggcgcggctccgggaccggacgacgaggtcgggtcctgtgtgcgatccctctggagctaatggtgtccagtagcctaagaagcccaagctaccaccagttaggtaggttcgcttcttctccccttagtccctcgttgcagcgagcctgttgccagcaggtctcactgtaaaataaaaaacctaaaatatactttctttctaggagctcaggagagcctcctagtgtgcatccagctcggcaggGCACagaaatctgaggtctggaggagggtcatagggggaggagccagtgcacaccagatagtcctgaatctttctttaattgtgcccagtctcctgcggagccgtctattccccatggtccttacggagtccccagcatccactaggacgtcagagaaataataataatccacaatgctgttctagctgagactgccatggcattggcccttgatccaaaaaggccaatatcccttgcagcttcctttagataggctgcagcgtccctgatatgacccagtgtcaaaagcacgctatccctgtcgagggaatctatctcagatgacaagttatctgcccacttttcaatagcgctactcatccATGCCGattcaacggcaggtctgagcagcgtacctgtagtgacataaatggattttagtgtattttcctgcttatgatccgcaggatcctttagggctgccgtgtcaggagacagaagcgccacctttttggacagccgcgatagagctttgtccaccgtgggggttgactcccacctttccctgtccccagaggggaacggatatgccaccggaattctcttgggaacctgtaccttcttgtcaggattttcccaagccttttcaaaaaagagcgttcagttcatgagagggaggaaacgttacctcaggtttctttcccttaaacatgcagaccctagtatcaggaacagcagggtcttccgtaatatggaatacgtcttttatcgccacaatcatgtactgaatgctcttagccagtttaggatttaatctggcatcactacagtcgacactggaatcagagtccgtgtcggtatctgtatctgctatctgggtaaacgaacgcttctgtgaccccaaggGGATCTGTACTTGTGATAAtgcctcctccatggattttctccatgtctggttctgagactcagatttatttaatctcttattcaaccgagtcacatttgcattcaaaacactcaacatatttacccaatcagccatcggcggtgccgacacggtcactcccacagtcttttctgttccccctccagcctcctcctgggaagagcactcagcctcagacatgtcgacacacgcgtaccgacacccacaaccacactggggatataggggacagacccacagcaaagcctgttagagaaacacagagggagttttgccagctcacaacccagcgcctatcccggtactaaaACTATTaaaacaatgcctcagacctgttagcgcttttatattactaaaacagcaccaaaatactgtgcccccccccccaacgttttgcaccctgttacttgtacagcagtgttggaaatcaggaccagcgtctctgcagctctgtgaagagaaaatggtgctgatttgagctgtgagggctaagccacgccccctcgatggcgcgcttcagccccgctatttttcaaattttttatactggctggggtccggtttttagtgcccaggcactgtaagccTCTTCTGCCAGATTATTACTGAGgactcatgctgcccagggtgccccccccccctgcgccctgtagtgccgctgtgtgtgtgggagcctggcgcgcagcgcgcccgctgtgcggtacctcaaagccgtcactgaagtcttctgatcttcttctactcacccgtcttctgacttttaGCTCTGCAagtggggtgacggcgcggctccgggaacgagcatctaggcgtacctagcgattagacagaccctctggagctaatggtgtccagtagcttaagaagcagagccttgaaactcacagaagtaggtctgcttctctccccctcagtcccacgatgcagggagcctgttgccagcaggtctccctaaaaataataaacctaacataagtctttttctgaaaaactctggagagcctcccagtgtgcatccagtctcactgggcacagaatctaactggagtctggaggaggggcatagagggaggagccagtttacacccctttttaagtcttaaagtgcccatgtctcctgcggatcccgtctgtaccccatggttcttggaagcatccccagcatcctctaggacgtatgagaaagctaAAATCGTTTTTTTATAATTTACTATGGAACAATTCTAAAGGGGCTAAACACTGGGCGATTTTTACTACACGCTGGACGATATTGATGGTCAATTTGGACAATATGAGAGCACAtacatctatatcatccaaattgactggcatgtatcaaCGATGATCGATTGCGGGCATGCTCatcgttgatgcatccacactgaaagatatgaacgatttatcgttcatatCTGTCAAgataatcgcccagtgtgtaggccccttaaggtTGATTTATTAGGTAAACATGAAGGTCAGAGTCATAAATTATTCCAACACCACGGacaataaaacaaatataaatacaTGTTCAGATCTGTCCGTGAAGTTGAAATTATGTAGGAGTAGGACATTaaaacaaaattattattttttttaccttttactgttcacaaaataaaaaataagtctATTTTAGCTGTATACTGTATTTAACTCTTCAACTAATTAGACTGACCAACTTATAATAAAATTGTCATTTAATGCTTAAAGATTTTTCTTTAcagaagctaaaaaaaaaaaaatttcaactcaAATGAGCACATCCAAGTCATGGTAGGTCTTCATTTGTCTTTTCTTCActctaaaataaaacaaaacatgaaaaaatatAAAGAATTTCATCTGCTGTACTATAACAGAGCCTGCAAGGGTACACATTCTGTTCTGAACAAGtaagtttaatgatgttctgatgcagtttagttatgctaacccaggatgtcccatgttctgaacttgaacccagGTTTGCATATACCTACACCTATTAACGATACTGGGGTACATCAAGAGAGCAGGAGGCCCGTGTGGGTGTCCAGGCCGCCTTCTCTCTAGCCGGCAaagcaatagactctgggcactatgaTTTTACTAGGAGACccaagcgctgtcccagagtctagtgtgcacgCACAGGTCTCTGGTAAaatggagcagtggccattttaccagtgattttcctacttcgTTTGAGCAAAATGTATGAAAAATGGGCCCAGCTccatttttctggtgttttatgcagcgctgctgctgccaatGCAGGACGCCTAGAGGGTGAGTATTGAAACAATGGGTGCAGGGAGGgtgcggtgtggacccccctgAACCCAGACAGGGACACATGTGCAGCCATTATacagtagagcaggcatgtccaaactgcggccctccagctgttgagaaactacacatcccagcatgccctgacacagctttagcattctctgacagcaaaactgtgtcaaggtatgctgggatatgtagtttcacaacagctggagggccgcagtttggacatgcctgcagtagAGGACCGGTATGCgatcccggcggatgggatgctggcggtaacaatactgacaccagaatcccaatgGTCACGATTCCAACAGGGGTAAGGTAAGTATCCTaccttacccctaaccctcccttaccgcagactaaccctaacctccccaccaccagcttcccgcagcctaatcctaacccccagaCCAAGGGTGGCACCTAAACCCAACTCCCTCACAGCCAAATACTAACCCTCCCGGCTATACTTGCCTTCAGAATGGTGACCTGATcagatacctcccaacatgaccctctccaggagggacagaatgctctgctcctggacttccctcttaatttatgatcaccatcacctgtgctgaagcacctctcttagggctgtaacacacactccggtttttcccggatggcaaaaagccggacaaagtttgtccggctttttgccatccgggagaaaccggcagtgtctgtcacacaggacggctttgagccgtgtgtgatgctgtgcgcatgcgcagcatcaaacacggcttcagaaaaaaccattgtgtgtgaaagctccccttcacacacatggtttactggctccaaggacggcccggcggccgcccggccgccggtccttccagtggtgagacccggctgcaacccggcagccgggccggggccgtgcagtgtgaagggaccctacccctcacactgttaactacaatgccggcacgggaaaaaaccgtccggctttttcccggccggcaacaaccgtgtagtgtgttttagcccttatcctttaacctgttcaaaacaggtactGGCaatcataaataagagaaaagtccaggagcagtccattttgtctctcctgagaggatcatgttgggaggcatgtgtcgggattccggtgtctgtgttctaatgggtgtcaggattccggcatcagtttttcggctgacgggatcccgacagccgggatcttgaACATATACCTACAGTAGATATGCCAGTGTAACAATACACATTATTATCCACAGCTGCAATTCTATTATCCAAAGACTACATGTGAAAAGTCTCCCCTGAATATACAGCTGACACGCATGACCTGTAACTGACAGGATTCCATAGATTGTTACATGAATGGAATGTGGCAAGCAGCATAAGACAGTAATATATTTACTTGTATCAGCACAAAGCagaggcagcagcagtggtaacaGAGGGAGAGGATACAGCATTCAGCCTTGCAGCCTCAGGACAGATCTAACTTCTTCTGTGTCTCTAACAGCTTGGTGTGCAGCCTCCTCTTCTTCCAGTCCAGATACTTCCTGCGCTGTCTGTTCGCCTGCCAGCCCACAAGCACCCCGGCGGAGAAGGTGAGCAGCAGGGTCAGGTACAAGCTACGCTCAGACACCTCTACCATGATGAGCTCAGCCTGGGACTCC
The Pseudophryne corroboree isolate aPseCor3 chromosome 4, aPseCor3.hap2, whole genome shotgun sequence DNA segment above includes these coding regions:
- the MTLN gene encoding mitoregulin — translated: MVEVSERSLYLTLLLTFSAGVLVGWQANRQRRKYLDWKKRRLHTKLLETQKKLDLS